One window from the genome of Pedococcus badiiscoriae encodes:
- a CDS encoding TadE family protein, with protein MVDFVLVSALVSVLFLAVLQVGLALYVRNTIISCASEGARFGARADADPRVGVARTRKLIEASLSARFAQDVTAEVVDAAGVQALAVRVRAPLPVLGPFGPDSGFDLVGRAFLERQ; from the coding sequence GTGGTCGACTTCGTCCTGGTCTCCGCCCTGGTCTCGGTCCTCTTCCTCGCCGTGCTGCAGGTGGGCCTGGCGCTCTACGTCCGCAACACGATCATCTCGTGCGCCTCCGAGGGCGCCCGTTTCGGCGCGAGGGCTGACGCCGACCCGCGAGTCGGTGTCGCGCGCACCCGAAAGCTGATCGAGGCATCCCTCTCTGCGCGGTTCGCCCAGGACGTCACGGCCGAGGTGGTGGACGCCGCAGGGGTGCAGGCGCTGGCGGTGCGGGTCCGCGCGCCGTTGCCCGTTCTCGGCCCCTTCGGCCCCGACAGCGGGTTCGACCTCGTCGGTCGGGCCTTCCTGGAGCGGCAGTGA
- a CDS encoding recombinase family protein, whose amino-acid sequence MGKRTAAIYVRISSDPEGTRLGVTRQLRGCEAKAADMGWVVGEVFEDNDVSASSTKPRPAYERMLAALEAGEVDAVVVWDLDRLTRRPIEIEHFIDLADRKRVALASVGGDVDLATDNGRMFARIKGAVARAEVERKSARQRAASDQRAENGAPHRGRRAFGFEPDGVTVREEEAAEVKRAAGALLGGASLRGIVVELTARGVTTTTGGTWRPTELRRMLANPRYAGLRVHRGEVVGDAGWPAILDSDTWVGVGAILSDPSRRRPGRPRRHLLSGVARCAVCGGRIFGTTEPRGPVYMCETRRHVVRRGEPVDQLVVATVVGRLSMPDAAGLFARREAEDETAQLVDDERRLRQRLDGLAEAYAAGDIDGSQLAAGSRRLKAELSEVTAALARTARSPALGRLVTAADVQAAWDALHVDNQREVLRVLLDVTLEPIGRGRRTFDPATVGMTWKDEAIAFQRIRGSPDHADPTIWDTNPRGRTGKRA is encoded by the coding sequence ATGGGCAAACGCACCGCCGCGATCTATGTCCGCATCTCGTCCGATCCGGAGGGCACTCGGCTCGGCGTGACGCGCCAGCTGAGGGGCTGCGAGGCAAAGGCGGCCGACATGGGCTGGGTGGTCGGTGAGGTGTTCGAGGACAACGACGTTTCGGCGAGCAGTACGAAGCCGCGACCGGCGTACGAACGGATGCTGGCCGCCCTGGAAGCGGGCGAGGTCGACGCCGTCGTGGTGTGGGACTTGGACCGACTGACCCGTCGGCCGATCGAGATCGAGCACTTCATCGACCTGGCAGACCGCAAGCGGGTCGCCCTGGCATCGGTGGGCGGTGACGTGGACCTGGCCACGGACAACGGACGCATGTTCGCGCGGATCAAGGGAGCCGTGGCCAGGGCCGAGGTCGAGCGGAAGTCGGCCCGGCAACGTGCGGCCAGCGACCAGCGGGCTGAGAACGGCGCACCGCACCGGGGTCGGCGCGCCTTCGGTTTCGAGCCGGATGGGGTGACAGTCCGCGAGGAGGAGGCTGCGGAGGTAAAGCGAGCCGCGGGCGCCCTGCTAGGCGGGGCAAGCCTGCGGGGCATCGTGGTGGAACTGACCGCCCGTGGTGTAACCACGACGACCGGAGGCACGTGGCGCCCCACCGAGCTGCGGCGGATGCTGGCCAACCCGCGGTATGCCGGTCTTCGGGTCCACCGTGGTGAGGTCGTCGGCGACGCGGGATGGCCCGCGATCCTGGACTCCGACACCTGGGTCGGAGTGGGGGCCATCCTGTCCGACCCTTCCAGGCGCCGCCCTGGTCGCCCACGGCGACATCTGCTGTCCGGGGTGGCCCGGTGCGCGGTGTGTGGCGGCCGGATCTTCGGCACGACCGAGCCCCGCGGGCCGGTGTACATGTGCGAGACCCGCCGGCACGTGGTGCGCCGCGGCGAGCCGGTCGACCAGCTCGTGGTCGCAACGGTCGTGGGCCGACTGTCCATGCCCGACGCCGCGGGCCTGTTCGCCCGGCGCGAGGCCGAGGACGAGACAGCACAACTGGTGGATGATGAACGGCGCCTCCGCCAACGGCTCGACGGCCTGGCCGAGGCTTACGCGGCCGGTGACATCGACGGGTCCCAGCTCGCTGCCGGGTCGCGACGCCTCAAAGCCGAGCTGTCCGAGGTCACGGCGGCACTGGCTAGGACGGCCCGCTCCCCCGCGCTGGGTCGCCTGGTCACCGCCGCCGACGTCCAGGCCGCCTGGGATGCCCTCCACGTCGACAACCAACGTGAGGTCCTGCGAGTACTCCTGGACGTCACACTGGAACCCATCGGGCGAGGTCGACGCACCTTCGATCCCGCAACCGTCGGCATGACTTGGAAGGACGAGGCCATTGCGTTCCAACGAATCCGTGGCAGCCCCGACCACGCCGATCCGACCATTTGGGACACAAACCCACGGGGACGTACCGGCAAGCGTGCGTAA
- a CDS encoding pilus assembly protein TadG-related protein — translation MTLLVLGFTVVAILLIVGTVAVTSVQLSRMRLLDAADGAALDAADALDLGAYRRGLGDAVAVSSTTVRQTAVHYLAERPRPSSMLAWQVAPGTGTTDGQTAVVRLTGRADLPLVGGLLRGLGGSVTITVESRARANLE, via the coding sequence GTGACGTTGCTGGTGCTGGGATTCACCGTGGTGGCGATCCTGCTCATCGTCGGGACGGTCGCGGTCACCTCGGTCCAACTGTCCCGGATGCGGCTCCTCGACGCCGCCGACGGGGCGGCGCTCGATGCAGCGGATGCCCTGGACCTGGGTGCCTACCGCCGCGGGTTGGGTGATGCGGTCGCGGTCAGCAGCACGACCGTGCGCCAGACCGCGGTCCACTACCTCGCGGAGCGCCCGAGGCCGTCGAGCATGCTGGCCTGGCAGGTAGCCCCGGGCACCGGGACCACCGACGGCCAGACGGCCGTGGTCCGACTGACGGGCCGAGCCGACCTGCCTCTCGTCGGCGGGCTCCTGCGCGGACTCGGTGGCTCGGTGACCATCACGGTGGAGTCGCGTGCTCGCGCCAACCTCGAGTAA
- a CDS encoding bifunctional DNA primase/polymerase, translating to MNYTDHQPSDDQILSWAGRAPAGWAVACGGPLAVVVLDVEAPGMRDSTTKGETIRAVLAELPEHCKRPTPSGGVHAYLRVSNGPAPSARGCQLVRAERPAGARPALLAEYRGQAQIAVILGHGRGDLPPDFAPFQVTTARLSHWFDRLRAVSDHTPAQRRTSCAPGSPGSAQSLSLDAGNDAEADSVVAAFLGRVPGGDPCQWMREAADQVLKALATDRLHPAILGPVLQMVRGASTGHQGLEAALQELRMEFLPRVATRAGRPGGTQDAELEWDRALAGAIARVSEQRSRVQPTSACDCWLDAYLPAYDSSPVEARSRSGRARATDRVVVDYLLGKARLQRARVVRQAQRQISQATDLPLARVSAVVARLCEQGWITRKQSPGAIDRLELTFPSTVTRTTEEPTGKTVGSSVVLVPKHGVHRLFGTAGNGPGAEATFALLPHWRWPLRTRSGFLVRVTPGSASAVFAQPPATGPRRGIPAAPAGRGKTVRELAEESGVPASTIRGRLSRLKRDGLAFRDLHGRWWRYLFDPDWLADALGIPDTAHARKLLYDVQRRTYYDRLVENERVRVEDGEDGSALYVEVETGAVLWIDREPPPATGAPPRPS from the coding sequence GTGAACTACACCGACCACCAGCCATCCGACGACCAGATTCTCTCCTGGGCCGGCCGGGCTCCCGCCGGCTGGGCGGTGGCCTGCGGGGGCCCGCTGGCCGTGGTGGTCCTCGACGTGGAAGCGCCCGGGATGCGGGACAGCACCACCAAGGGAGAGACGATCCGAGCCGTCCTCGCCGAGCTCCCGGAGCACTGCAAACGCCCAACCCCGAGCGGCGGCGTTCACGCCTATCTGCGCGTCAGCAATGGGCCGGCGCCATCGGCAAGAGGGTGTCAGCTCGTGCGGGCCGAACGCCCAGCTGGAGCTCGACCGGCTCTGCTGGCTGAGTACCGTGGCCAGGCACAGATTGCCGTGATCCTGGGCCACGGGCGCGGAGACCTTCCACCCGACTTCGCGCCCTTCCAGGTGACCACAGCGCGGCTGAGCCACTGGTTCGACCGGCTGCGCGCCGTCAGCGACCACACGCCAGCGCAACGCCGCACGTCATGCGCACCGGGTTCCCCTGGTTCGGCTCAGAGCCTGTCACTTGACGCCGGCAACGATGCCGAGGCCGACTCCGTCGTCGCGGCATTCCTGGGCCGAGTGCCCGGTGGCGATCCCTGCCAGTGGATGCGCGAGGCGGCGGACCAGGTCCTGAAGGCGTTGGCCACCGACCGGCTGCACCCTGCCATCCTGGGGCCCGTCCTGCAGATGGTTCGCGGTGCAAGCACCGGCCATCAGGGCCTGGAGGCCGCCCTGCAGGAGCTCCGCATGGAGTTCCTGCCCCGCGTGGCCACCCGAGCCGGCAGGCCCGGAGGCACGCAGGACGCAGAACTGGAGTGGGACCGCGCCCTGGCGGGCGCGATCGCGCGGGTCTCTGAGCAGCGGTCGCGCGTTCAGCCCACCAGCGCCTGCGACTGCTGGCTCGACGCCTACCTCCCCGCCTACGACTCCTCCCCCGTCGAAGCACGCTCCCGAAGTGGCCGGGCCAGAGCCACCGATCGGGTCGTCGTGGACTACCTGCTGGGCAAGGCGCGCCTTCAGCGCGCCCGCGTCGTCCGTCAAGCCCAGCGACAGATCTCCCAGGCCACGGACCTGCCGCTGGCCCGAGTCTCCGCCGTGGTGGCACGCCTGTGTGAACAAGGCTGGATCACTCGCAAGCAGAGCCCTGGAGCAATCGACCGCCTAGAGCTGACCTTCCCCTCAACCGTAACCAGAACAACAGAAGAGCCCACCGGTAAAACGGTGGGGTCTTCTGTTGTTCTGGTGCCGAAGCACGGTGTGCACCGCCTCTTCGGCACGGCCGGGAACGGGCCAGGAGCCGAAGCCACGTTCGCCCTCCTGCCGCACTGGCGCTGGCCGCTGCGAACCCGATCCGGCTTCCTGGTTCGAGTGACACCGGGGAGCGCCTCCGCAGTGTTTGCACAACCGCCAGCCACCGGTCCTCGGCGCGGCATCCCGGCCGCGCCAGCGGGCCGAGGAAAGACAGTGCGGGAGCTGGCCGAAGAATCCGGCGTACCGGCCTCCACCATCCGCGGGCGCCTCAGCAGGCTCAAACGCGATGGGCTGGCCTTCCGCGACCTTCACGGGCGCTGGTGGCGTTACCTCTTCGATCCCGACTGGCTCGCGGACGCACTCGGCATCCCCGACACCGCCCATGCGCGCAAGCTGCTGTACGACGTCCAGCGCCGGACCTACTACGACCGCCTTGTGGAGAACGAACGGGTCCGCGTCGAGGACGGGGAAGACGGCTCGGCCCTCTATGTCGAGGTCGAAACCGGAGCCGTTCTCTGGATCGACCGTGAGCCGCCCCCGGCGACCGGAGCGCCGCCACGCCCAAGCTGA
- a CDS encoding type II secretion system F family protein, which yields MTRWLVGAPLGVELGLGLLLVWARLPRNRRATLDDRLLPYLRDAPRPSRLLASRQAGGARALKVLAGPLVADLGGRIDVVLGGSASVRRRLLRAGKAPDVDRFRAEQVLWGAVGLLGGIVVGGLVWLGRGGSVIQAVLVVLCGAGGAVVARDQWLSREATVREQRMLGEFPTIAELLALAVGAGEGAVGALERVCRLSQGELSVELGRCLADARAGANLPTALQGLADRTGLVTLSRFVDGMVIAVQRGTPLAEVLRAQAHDVREAGRRAVMEAGGKKEIAMMIPVVFLVLPVTVLFAVFPGFAFLRFSL from the coding sequence ATGACCAGGTGGCTGGTTGGTGCGCCGCTCGGGGTGGAGCTGGGGCTGGGCCTCCTCCTGGTCTGGGCGCGCCTGCCGCGAAACCGACGTGCCACCCTCGACGACCGGCTCCTTCCCTACCTGCGGGACGCGCCGCGCCCATCCCGGCTGTTGGCCAGCCGCCAGGCCGGTGGCGCACGCGCGCTGAAGGTGCTGGCTGGACCACTGGTGGCTGACCTCGGAGGCCGCATCGACGTCGTCCTGGGTGGGTCGGCATCGGTCAGGCGACGTCTCCTACGGGCCGGCAAGGCTCCCGATGTGGACCGCTTCCGGGCCGAGCAGGTCCTGTGGGGTGCCGTCGGCCTGCTCGGGGGCATCGTCGTCGGCGGTCTCGTCTGGCTCGGCCGGGGAGGTTCGGTGATCCAGGCGGTGCTTGTCGTCCTGTGCGGTGCGGGCGGAGCCGTCGTGGCGCGCGACCAGTGGCTCAGCCGCGAAGCGACCGTCCGGGAGCAGCGGATGCTCGGCGAGTTCCCCACCATCGCCGAGCTGTTGGCACTCGCCGTCGGTGCGGGCGAGGGCGCCGTGGGTGCCCTGGAACGGGTCTGCCGCCTGTCACAGGGTGAGCTCTCCGTGGAGCTCGGCCGTTGCCTCGCCGACGCGCGCGCCGGTGCGAACCTGCCGACGGCTCTGCAGGGACTCGCGGACCGCACCGGCCTGGTGACCCTGTCGAGATTCGTCGACGGCATGGTCATCGCGGTCCAGCGGGGCACCCCGCTCGCCGAGGTGCTCCGTGCCCAGGCGCACGACGTCCGCGAGGCCGGGCGGCGCGCGGTCATGGAGGCGGGTGGCAAGAAGGAGATCGCGATGATGATTCCGGTGGTGTTCCTCGTGCTGCCGGTCACGGTGCTGTTTGCGGTCTTCCCCGGTTTTGCCTTCCTCCGCTTCTCACTCTGA
- a CDS encoding WD40/YVTN/BNR-like repeat-containing protein codes for MRVRSRLVVLPAVAALAVGGVVAVSLAHESPTAVAADCAPGFTPVSSVLREVQSEIKAEEAGKTNGGGWVGEAYRELTGADQKELAQEAMREAPALATIKQSQWSSYCLRSKHPESLKELLALFGARAIPRMAPYGSWADGAAAGAVQQRQAMKAASVPGSAGTGAPYGKGPLIVNDARYPQVNGLGLVHNSGRVDSFAWDPAAKRLFAAVGNGGIWRSDDLAHTWSSANGNLPTSITGAVAWSPANNGTLLTLTGEPTFGSSAYTGLGAYYSTNLGTTWTKATGVPDGALGFALAVDPGNPLKVYAATQLGLFASTDGGKTYTNANLPTGECSGVIDTKARPECALANVVTDVVVAKGGGVGTTTPAGTVVATVGWRGGQKANPDGSIQSPNNGVYRSASGRANTFTKLVTTGFAPQARIGRVKLGNAVGAAQNHDVLYALVQDATLLNNGGVAGIDAPAGQKSPIGTTVLNGLYVSRDFGVTWTELASGTQLATDPTTSSALVGVGTATGYQPGVQSWYNLWVQPDPTRQTATGAPTRLAFGLEEIWSNEVANTGAIPLDGTVPVKFRVVAKYFAGKSCQLLSAGLPACPTDREPLDDNLTTHPDQHVGLWVLDPSVKGGVQLIVGNDGGVYRYGFDTDPDGELDNSHWGLGDNDGFHTLMPYYAAMAKDGTVWAGLQDNGNLKIDPVDQKQYETFGGDGFFAAVDPNTSATAYEEYTSGAISVTTDGGTSWKNIDPKLTASKFSNPFTMDPTDASHLVTAGREVVETVKGADTTTGQTAADQATDATTTWRTVYNLGTRSHPGDASATSSATDPDNSMSAVGVQGAAAYVGFCGQCDTLNKLGPTPNLFKSGLATNVGGADAPQKGTTKGWHIVAAQGLPNRYITSVAVDPRNVKNVFVTLGGYTRRWLPPGAVGDANAQIGTGHVFRSTDGGQTFVDVTGNLPDSPASWVSLRGDQLLVATDVGAFASQTGGAYGTPTFAPLQGIPATAVSSIALKPGDPNTAVVAVFGRGVWTYSFATKLPVPVDPPPTPAPTVGTAYGSWDFESGAQSWTTTGTTTWTRGTPGHGAATAEAPSGQAYSISGPTGYIDNMDATLVSPSVTAPAGATVLQWWMRMDTESGFDTVAADWSSDGTTWHTLGTFSGKNTGNPGWSRYAVPFTSPGGAVQVRFHFVSDSLCSGLGGPVCSSTTGWDGVHVDDVAVGSPAP; via the coding sequence ATGCGCGTTCGGTCTCGTCTCGTGGTCCTTCCCGCCGTGGCCGCCCTGGCCGTCGGTGGCGTGGTCGCCGTGTCGCTCGCGCATGAGAGTCCGACCGCTGTCGCGGCTGACTGCGCTCCCGGCTTCACCCCCGTCAGCTCGGTCCTGCGCGAGGTGCAGTCGGAGATCAAGGCCGAGGAGGCCGGCAAGACCAACGGTGGTGGCTGGGTCGGGGAGGCCTACCGCGAGCTGACCGGCGCCGACCAGAAGGAGCTGGCCCAGGAGGCGATGCGCGAGGCGCCCGCCCTGGCGACGATCAAGCAGAGCCAGTGGTCGTCATACTGCCTGCGCAGCAAGCACCCGGAGTCCCTCAAGGAGCTCCTCGCCCTCTTCGGCGCGCGAGCGATCCCGCGGATGGCGCCGTACGGGTCCTGGGCGGACGGGGCCGCTGCCGGTGCCGTGCAGCAGCGACAGGCCATGAAGGCAGCCTCGGTGCCAGGCAGCGCCGGCACTGGCGCGCCCTATGGCAAGGGTCCGCTCATCGTGAACGACGCCCGCTACCCCCAGGTCAACGGGCTGGGTCTGGTGCACAACTCCGGTCGGGTCGACTCGTTCGCGTGGGACCCGGCGGCCAAGCGGCTCTTCGCGGCCGTGGGCAACGGAGGCATCTGGCGCTCGGACGACCTTGCTCACACGTGGTCCAGCGCCAACGGGAACCTGCCCACCTCCATCACCGGAGCGGTCGCCTGGTCGCCGGCCAACAACGGCACCCTGCTCACCCTCACCGGTGAGCCGACCTTCGGGTCCTCGGCCTACACCGGCCTGGGCGCCTACTACTCCACCAACCTCGGCACGACCTGGACCAAGGCGACAGGCGTGCCGGACGGCGCCCTCGGCTTCGCGCTCGCTGTCGACCCGGGCAACCCGCTCAAGGTCTATGCCGCGACCCAGCTCGGACTGTTCGCCTCCACCGACGGCGGCAAGACCTACACGAACGCCAACCTGCCGACCGGCGAGTGCTCAGGCGTCATCGACACCAAGGCACGCCCGGAGTGTGCGCTGGCCAACGTGGTCACCGACGTCGTCGTGGCCAAGGGCGGCGGTGTGGGCACGACCACCCCCGCAGGCACCGTCGTGGCGACCGTCGGGTGGCGAGGTGGCCAGAAGGCCAACCCCGACGGCTCCATCCAGTCGCCGAACAACGGCGTCTACCGCTCGGCCTCCGGCCGCGCCAACACGTTCACCAAGCTGGTGACAACAGGCTTCGCCCCGCAGGCGCGAATCGGTCGGGTCAAGCTGGGCAACGCGGTCGGTGCCGCCCAGAACCACGACGTGCTCTACGCCCTGGTACAGGACGCCACGTTGCTGAACAACGGTGGTGTGGCTGGCATCGACGCCCCCGCAGGGCAGAAGTCGCCCATCGGCACGACGGTGCTCAACGGCCTCTACGTCTCCCGTGACTTCGGTGTCACCTGGACCGAGCTGGCCAGCGGCACGCAGCTGGCCACGGACCCCACGACCAGCTCCGCGCTGGTCGGCGTCGGCACCGCCACCGGCTACCAGCCCGGCGTCCAGAGCTGGTACAACCTCTGGGTCCAGCCCGACCCCACCCGGCAGACCGCGACCGGCGCCCCGACCCGCCTGGCCTTCGGCCTGGAGGAGATCTGGTCCAACGAGGTCGCCAACACCGGCGCGATCCCGCTCGACGGGACGGTTCCCGTCAAGTTCCGGGTGGTCGCCAAGTACTTCGCCGGAAAGTCCTGCCAGCTGCTCTCGGCAGGACTGCCCGCCTGCCCGACCGACCGCGAACCGCTCGACGACAACCTCACCACCCACCCCGACCAGCACGTCGGCCTGTGGGTGCTCGACCCGAGCGTCAAGGGCGGCGTCCAGCTGATCGTGGGCAACGACGGTGGCGTCTACCGGTACGGCTTCGACACCGACCCCGACGGTGAGCTCGACAACTCGCACTGGGGCCTGGGCGACAACGACGGGTTCCACACCCTCATGCCGTACTACGCCGCCATGGCCAAGGACGGCACGGTCTGGGCCGGGTTGCAGGACAACGGAAACCTCAAGATCGACCCCGTCGACCAGAAGCAGTACGAGACCTTCGGCGGTGACGGCTTCTTCGCCGCGGTCGACCCGAACACCTCGGCAACCGCCTACGAGGAGTACACCAGCGGCGCCATCTCGGTGACGACCGACGGCGGCACCTCCTGGAAGAACATCGACCCCAAGCTGACTGCCTCGAAGTTCTCCAACCCGTTCACCATGGACCCGACCGATGCGTCGCACCTGGTGACGGCCGGGCGTGAGGTCGTCGAGACGGTCAAGGGCGCCGACACCACGACGGGCCAGACCGCAGCCGACCAGGCCACCGATGCCACCACGACCTGGCGCACGGTCTACAACCTCGGCACCCGCTCCCACCCGGGCGACGCGTCCGCCACCTCGTCCGCGACCGACCCGGACAACTCCATGTCGGCGGTCGGCGTCCAGGGGGCCGCGGCATACGTCGGCTTCTGCGGCCAGTGCGACACCCTGAACAAGCTCGGGCCGACGCCCAACCTGTTCAAGAGCGGCCTGGCCACCAACGTCGGCGGCGCCGACGCACCGCAGAAGGGCACGACCAAGGGCTGGCACATCGTTGCGGCGCAGGGTCTGCCGAACCGGTACATCACCTCCGTCGCGGTCGACCCCCGCAACGTGAAGAACGTGTTCGTCACCCTGGGTGGCTACACCCGGCGGTGGTTGCCGCCGGGCGCGGTCGGCGACGCCAACGCCCAGATCGGCACGGGGCACGTGTTCCGCTCGACGGACGGCGGCCAGACCTTCGTCGACGTCACGGGGAACCTGCCCGACTCGCCCGCCAGCTGGGTCAGCCTGCGCGGTGACCAGCTACTCGTCGCGACCGATGTGGGCGCGTTCGCCTCGCAGACCGGCGGCGCCTACGGCACCCCCACGTTCGCACCGCTCCAGGGCATCCCGGCCACGGCAGTCTCGAGCATCGCGCTCAAGCCCGGTGACCCCAACACGGCAGTCGTGGCGGTCTTCGGTCGCGGAGTGTGGACCTACAGCTTCGCCACCAAGCTGCCGGTGCCGGTCGACCCGCCGCCCACCCCCGCGCCCACCGTGGGAACGGCCTACGGCTCGTGGGACTTCGAGTCCGGCGCCCAGTCCTGGACCACCACCGGCACCACGACGTGGACGCGCGGCACCCCCGGTCACGGCGCGGCCACCGCGGAAGCACCGTCGGGTCAGGCGTACTCGATCAGTGGCCCCACCGGCTACATCGACAACATGGACGCCACGCTGGTGTCGCCGTCGGTCACCGCCCCCGCGGGCGCCACGGTCCTGCAGTGGTGGATGCGCATGGACACCGAGAGCGGGTTCGACACCGTCGCGGCGGACTGGAGCAGCGACGGCACCACGTGGCACACCCTGGGCACCTTCTCCGGGAAGAACACCGGGAACCCGGGCTGGAGCAGGTATGCCGTCCCGTTCACCTCGCCCGGTGGTGCCGTCCAGGTGAGGTTCCACTTCGTGTCCGACTCGCTGTGCTCCGGGCTGGGCGGCCCGGTCTGCTCGTCCACCACCGGCTGGGACGGTGTGCACGTGGACGACGTCGCGGTGGGCTCCCCTGCACCCTGA
- a CDS encoding pilus assembly protein, which translates to MLALRRRVDGRRASREGGSAVVEFVFLAVLLMVPLFYLVMTLARIQAGAYAASAAAREAGRAYVTASATASAHDRAMSAARIAFEDQGFGADEAQLTMTCDGAPCLRADGRIVMATTVMVPLPLIPAFARGVVPLEVPVTASHLAVVDRFGGR; encoded by the coding sequence ATGCTGGCGCTTCGCCGGCGTGTCGACGGGAGGCGCGCGTCGCGCGAGGGCGGCAGCGCCGTCGTCGAGTTCGTCTTCCTCGCGGTGTTGCTGATGGTCCCGCTGTTCTACCTCGTGATGACCCTGGCGAGGATCCAGGCGGGTGCGTATGCCGCGTCGGCGGCCGCGCGCGAAGCCGGCCGCGCGTACGTCACGGCGTCCGCGACCGCCAGTGCCCACGACCGTGCGATGTCCGCGGCCCGGATCGCCTTCGAGGACCAGGGCTTCGGCGCCGACGAGGCCCAGCTGACGATGACCTGCGACGGCGCACCGTGCCTGCGGGCTGATGGCCGGATCGTGATGGCGACGACGGTCATGGTGCCGTTACCCCTCATCCCGGCATTCGCCCGCGGCGTGGTGCCGCTCGAGGTTCCAGTGACAGCCAGTCACCTGGCGGTCGTGGACCGGTTCGGCGGGCGCTGA
- a CDS encoding type II secretion system F family protein: MTGFVVGLLLGCGLFCLWWSAWVPEPPSTRRRRVSLMDRLRDELVQAGYQSVGPRSLVAACLAAFVSVALGVRATTEVVPVALCFALMAGYAPFALVRARARRRRSHLRELWPDAVDNITSGVRAGLALPEALSQLAVRGPQELRPAFQAFAEDYRTSGRFNDCLDDLKDRLSDPVGDRLVESLRIAREVGGSDLGGLLRTLSTFLREDSRTRSELETRQGWTVNAARLAVAAPWAVLAMLCTRPESIQAYATATGTVVLFVGAAVSAAAYRIMVFIGRLPEDERVLR, translated from the coding sequence ATGACGGGATTCGTCGTCGGGCTGCTCCTGGGCTGTGGCCTCTTCTGCCTGTGGTGGTCGGCCTGGGTGCCCGAGCCCCCGTCCACCAGGCGTCGGCGGGTGTCGCTGATGGACCGCCTGCGCGATGAGCTCGTCCAGGCGGGCTACCAGTCCGTGGGTCCGCGCAGCCTGGTTGCGGCCTGCCTGGCGGCCTTCGTGAGTGTCGCCCTCGGCGTCCGCGCCACGACCGAGGTGGTGCCGGTGGCCCTGTGCTTCGCCCTCATGGCGGGGTACGCACCCTTCGCCCTCGTGCGGGCGAGGGCGCGGCGACGTCGGTCGCACCTGCGCGAGCTGTGGCCCGACGCGGTCGACAACATCACGTCTGGCGTCCGCGCAGGTCTGGCCCTCCCCGAGGCACTCAGCCAGCTCGCGGTACGCGGTCCGCAGGAGCTGCGGCCGGCGTTTCAGGCGTTCGCCGAGGACTACCGCACCAGTGGACGGTTCAACGACTGCCTCGACGACCTCAAGGACCGGCTCAGCGACCCGGTGGGGGACCGGCTGGTCGAGTCCCTGCGCATCGCGCGCGAGGTGGGCGGGAGCGATCTCGGCGGGCTGCTGCGCACGCTCTCCACCTTCCTGCGTGAGGACAGCCGCACCCGGTCCGAGCTCGAGACGCGGCAGGGCTGGACCGTCAACGCGGCCCGCCTCGCGGTCGCGGCTCCTTGGGCCGTGCTGGCGATGCTCTGCACGCGACCCGAGTCAATCCAGGCCTATGCGACCGCGACGGGCACCGTGGTCCTGTTCGTCGGGGCCGCCGTGAGCGCGGCGGCATACCGGATCATGGTCTTCATCGGGCGCCTGCCCGAGGACGAGCGAGTGTTGCGATGA